The Manihot esculenta cultivar AM560-2 chromosome 8, M.esculenta_v8, whole genome shotgun sequence genomic interval tgaggtcttctcagtgaggtcttcttttgcttggacctcattgaggtcttcttttgccaggaacTCATCGAGGTCttctttgccaggacctcattgaggtcttcttttaccaggacctcattgaggtcttcttagtgaggtcttcttttgcctggacctcattgaggtcttctcagtGAGGTATTCTTTTGcttggacctcattgaggtcttcttttcccaggacctcattgaggtcttctcatgccaggacctcagtgaggtcttcttttgtcaggacctcattgaggtcttctcagtgaggtcttcttttgcttggACCTCATtaaggtcttcttttgccaggacctcattgaggtcttctcttgccaggacctcattgaggtcttcttttgtcaggacctcattgaggtcttctcagtgaggtcttcttttgcttggacctcattgaggtcttcttttgccaggatctcattgaggtcttctcatgccaggacctcagtgaggtcttcttttgtcaggacctcattgaggtcttctcagtgaggtcttcttttgcttggacctcattgaggtcttcttttgtcaggaCATCATCGAGGTCttctttgccaggacctcattgaggtcttcttttaccaggacctcattgaggtcttctcagtgaggtcttcttttgcctggacctcattgaggtcttcttagtgaggtcttcttttgcttggacctcattgaggtcttcttttgccaggacctcattgaggtcttctcatgccaggacctcagtgaggtcttcttttgcttggacctcattgaggtcttctttttccaggacctcattgaggtcttctcatgccaggacctcagtgaggtcttcttttgtcaggacctcattgaggtcttctcagtgaggtcttcttttgcttggACCTCATtaaggtcttcttttgccaggacctcattgaggtcttctcttgccaggacctcattgaggtcttcttttgtcaggacctcattgaggtcttctcagtgaggtcttcttttgcttggacctcattgaggtcttcttttgccaggacctcattgaggtcttctcatgccaggacctcagtgaggtcttcttttgtcaggacctcattgaggtcttctcagtgaggtcttcttttgcttggacctcattgaggtcttcttttgccaggacctcattgaggtcttctcattGAGATCTTCTTTTGcctggacctcattgaggtcttctcagtgaggtcttctcttgcttggacctcattgaggtcttcttttgccaggacctcattgaggtcttctcatgccaggacctcagtgaggtcttcttttgcttggacctcattgaggtcttcttttgccaggacctcattgaggtcttctcttgccaggacctcattgaggtcttctcagtgaggtcttcttttgcttggacctcattgaggtcttcttttgccaggacctcattgaggtcttctcatgctaggacctcagtgaggtcttcttttgtcaagacctcattgaggtcttctcaggccaggacctcagtgaggtcttcttttgtcaggacctcattgaggtcttctcagtgaggtcttcttttgtcaggacctcattgaggtcttctcagtgaggtcttcttttgcttggacctcattgaggtcttcttttgccaggacctcattgaggtcttctcagtGAGGTTTTCTacctctctgagatctctatatctcagtgaggtcttctggtgccaggagattttggggatcctggtcttttacCTCCCTGGGATCTCTATATCTCAACGAggtctccaggagatcttggggatcctggtcttcatccgggagatcttggggatcccggtcttctacctccctgagatctctatatctcaggaAGGTCTCcaagagatcttggggatcctggtctttatctgggagatcttggggatcccggtcttcatccgagagatcttggggatcccggtcttcatttgggagatcttggggatcccggtcttcttccgggagatcttggggatcccggtcttcatccgggagatcttggggatctcggtcttcatccgggagatcttggagatctcggtcttcatccgggagatcttggggatcccggtcttcatccgggagatcttggagatcccggtcttcttccgggagatcttggggatcccggtcttcatccgggagatcttggggatcccggtcttctacctccaggaggtctctatgtctcaaggaggtcttatGAAAGATTCAgtatttttctgcaaaataagagcttgcacagagcgtatataacgagaatgctcattgttaattcaataatattcatcaataaataatatgtcgcacatgtcacttagtttcatacttcagatgaataatttataaaatactatGCTCGAACATGTAAAATATTGTGAAAAGTATAAGTATTATTTACACTTTATAATtctgtaataaaaaataactacaAAACAATAAATGAAAGTAGCGTAAAAGACTCTTGATTTTGAGGTTTGTCTGGTGGTGATgatgattaataattaattgcttGCAGTTGTAGCGGATCGTGCGTAAGCTAATAAATCATTTATGATGGCATTGTtgtaatatttgtaaagaatttGGGTACTTACCTCCCAGTAATTAAGAGCCACGTCGACCACTTTTGTATGAGTTGTGTTGACGTGTCACTTTACTGCAATTCCCTCAAACTCAatcttgaaaaattaataatttcgaTATTTGGGCGACCTGCTACAGTCCGAGCTCCTTTCGGTCTTGCTACTCCGACTGGCCGATCGACCTCCACATTTACATATGGACGAAATGTTAAATCATGATCCTTATTGGAATTCACAGCAATTTGCGGATAGAGCAAAGAAAATGCTGAAGAAAGTGATGTGCTTGATTTCTTCATCCTTGGAAAGCGTGCGTTATTGGAATTCAAGAGTACCCTTATTGTTGTAAAATTCAGCCATTTGTCAACTCTCTTCAACATGTGCGATAGGCATGCCCATACCAAATCTTTCCCTATACAAGCAATCAATGCTAAAGATGTTAGACCGTCCGCAGCAGATTTCAAATGGCTTGAGAAATTCAGCCAATCCCGCAAAATCAAGTTTCTGAGTTTGCTTAGCCTTAATGAGAAGCTCCTTCTGAACACTAAAAGCTTCTTGCGCAATCTTTGTAACCTCCAACACCTGTCCACCAATCTTCTCATCCGCAGCCAAAACCCTACCAAAGAACTGTCCCAATAGATCGTCAAATGCCACAATTGATGGATCGATGGTCACATCAGCTCCACTAAAGTCCGAAACTCCGTGGTCCCTGAACGCCGATGTAGACAGTGCCTCTAGCCGCGCCACCGCCGATTCGGGCCTGTCAATTAGCTTCTCCTCCATGAAGCAAAGCGAAATCCTGCCTACTTCCTTCCTCTGTATATAACTGAGCTTTGTTTCCTTCCTTCTCTGTGGAAGCTTTCGACGGGGACAAAGAGTAGATCTGGGAGGACTCGTTGTGCCGACCTCACTTGTTGCCGTCTTCAAGCTGGCCAACACGTATAACCCGAATCTCTTCTT includes:
- the LOC122724350 gene encoding cyclase-associated protein 1-like: MEEKLIDRPESAVARLEALSTSAFRDHGVSDFSGADVTIDPSIVAFDDLLGQFFGRVLAADEKIGGQVLEVTKIAQEAFSVQKELLIKAKQTQKLDFAGLAEFLKPFEICCGRSNIFSIDCLYRERFGMGMPIAHVEES